One genomic segment of Amycolatopsis sp. WQ 127309 includes these proteins:
- a CDS encoding TIGR03084 family metal-binding protein, protein MADLGVILGDLDAESRTLDDVVADLPASGWARATPAEGWTVAHQIVHLTWTDGKALIATAHPEDWQAEVESLLTVGEHYVDEAAAEGADLSPEELLDRWRAGRARLAEALAAVPDGQKLPWYGPPMSAASMVTARLMETWAHGQDVYDALGLRREPTARLWHIARFGTRTRDFAYLLNSLAPPTEEFRVELAAPDGTTWTFGPEDAEQRLTGSAVDFCLVVTQRRHPADTDLVAQGPDVEEWLTVAQAFAGPPGSGREAGQFA, encoded by the coding sequence ATGGCGGACCTCGGCGTGATCCTCGGGGATCTCGACGCGGAATCACGGACACTCGACGACGTGGTGGCGGACCTGCCCGCGTCCGGCTGGGCGCGCGCGACGCCGGCGGAGGGGTGGACCGTCGCGCACCAGATCGTGCACCTGACCTGGACCGACGGGAAGGCCCTGATCGCCACGGCCCATCCGGAGGACTGGCAGGCCGAGGTCGAAAGCCTGCTCACCGTCGGCGAGCACTACGTCGACGAAGCCGCGGCCGAAGGCGCCGACCTGTCACCGGAGGAGCTGCTCGACCGCTGGCGCGCCGGGCGGGCGCGGCTGGCCGAGGCCCTCGCCGCGGTGCCGGACGGGCAGAAGCTGCCCTGGTACGGCCCGCCGATGAGCGCGGCCTCGATGGTGACCGCGCGGCTGATGGAGACCTGGGCGCACGGCCAGGACGTCTACGACGCGCTCGGCCTGCGCCGCGAGCCCACCGCGCGGCTCTGGCACATCGCCCGCTTCGGCACGCGGACCCGCGACTTCGCCTACCTGCTCAACTCGCTCGCCCCGCCGACCGAGGAGTTCCGGGTCGAGCTGGCCGCGCCGGACGGCACCACCTGGACGTTCGGGCCCGAGGACGCCGAGCAGCGGCTCACCGGCAGCGCCGTGGACTTCTGCCTGGTCGTCACCCAGCGGCGGCACCCGGCCGACACCGACCTCGTGGCGCAGGGCCCCGACGTCGAGGAGTGGCTGACCGTCGCGCAAGCGTTTGCCGGGCCTCCGGGGTCGGGTCGGGAAGCGGGGCAGTTCGCATGA
- a CDS encoding acyclic terpene utilization AtuA family protein codes for MTALRIGNASGFYGDRFSAVREMLTGGPLDVLTGDYLAELTMLILGRDRLKDANRGYAKTFLRQMEENLELAKENGVKIVANAGGLNPAGLAGALRELADKLGVDVKIAHVEGDDLVARADELDLGKPLTANAYLGAWGIAECLNAGADVVVTGRVTDASVIVGPAAAHFGWGRDDYDALAGAVAAGHVIECGAQATGGNYAFFTEHALGLPGFPIAEIEADGSSVITKHPGTGGVVTTGTVTAQLLYEITGARYAGPDVTTRFDTLSVSQDGPDRVRISGVRGEAPPPTLKVALNKLGGFRNETTFVLTGLDIDAKAALVKEQLEGALKDRPPADVKWTLARTDHVDADTEQTASALLHVAVKDADPKVAGRAFTSAAVELALASYPGFHVTAPPSDASPYGVYTAAYVDAGKVPHVAVLPDGMRVDIAPSASTVELSDVDDPELPEPLDHGPVRRAPLGSVIGARSGDKGGNANLGVWVRSDEAWRWLVHRLTVAEFKLLLPETADLPVTRHLLPNLRAVNFVVEGILGQGVASQARFDPQAKAFGEWLRSREIDIPEVLL; via the coding sequence ATGACCGCGCTGCGGATCGGGAACGCGTCCGGGTTCTACGGCGACCGCTTCTCCGCCGTGCGCGAGATGCTCACCGGCGGGCCCTTGGACGTCCTGACCGGCGACTACCTGGCCGAGCTGACCATGCTCATCCTCGGCCGCGACCGGCTGAAGGACGCGAACCGCGGGTACGCCAAGACGTTCCTCCGTCAGATGGAGGAGAACCTCGAGCTGGCGAAGGAAAACGGCGTCAAGATCGTGGCCAACGCGGGCGGGCTCAACCCCGCCGGGCTGGCCGGCGCGCTGCGCGAGCTGGCCGACAAGCTCGGTGTCGACGTCAAGATCGCGCACGTCGAAGGCGACGACCTGGTCGCCCGCGCCGACGAGCTGGATCTCGGGAAACCCCTGACGGCCAACGCTTATCTCGGCGCGTGGGGCATCGCGGAGTGCCTGAACGCGGGCGCCGACGTCGTCGTCACCGGGCGCGTCACCGACGCCTCGGTGATCGTCGGGCCGGCCGCCGCGCACTTCGGCTGGGGCCGTGACGACTACGACGCGCTCGCCGGCGCCGTCGCCGCCGGGCACGTCATCGAGTGCGGCGCCCAGGCCACCGGCGGCAACTACGCCTTCTTCACCGAGCACGCCCTGGGCCTGCCGGGCTTCCCGATCGCCGAGATCGAGGCCGACGGCTCCAGCGTGATCACCAAGCACCCGGGCACCGGCGGCGTGGTGACCACCGGCACGGTCACCGCCCAGCTGCTCTACGAGATCACCGGCGCCCGCTACGCCGGCCCGGACGTCACCACGCGGTTCGACACGCTCTCGGTGAGCCAGGACGGACCCGACCGCGTGCGGATCTCCGGCGTCCGCGGCGAGGCGCCGCCGCCGACGCTCAAGGTCGCGCTGAACAAGCTCGGCGGGTTCCGCAACGAGACGACGTTCGTCCTCACCGGACTCGACATCGACGCGAAAGCCGCGCTGGTGAAGGAACAGCTCGAAGGCGCGCTGAAGGACCGGCCGCCCGCCGACGTCAAATGGACGCTGGCGCGGACCGACCACGTCGACGCCGACACCGAGCAGACCGCGAGCGCGCTGCTGCACGTCGCCGTCAAGGACGCGGATCCGAAGGTCGCCGGCCGCGCGTTCACGAGCGCCGCGGTCGAGCTAGCGCTGGCCAGCTACCCCGGCTTCCACGTCACCGCCCCGCCGTCGGACGCCTCGCCGTACGGCGTCTACACGGCGGCCTACGTGGACGCCGGGAAGGTGCCGCACGTCGCCGTGCTGCCGGACGGGATGCGGGTCGACATAGCGCCTTCGGCGTCCACTGTGGAACTGTCCGATGTGGACGATCCCGAGCTGCCCGAACCGCTCGACCACGGGCCGGTGCGGCGGGCGCCGCTCGGCAGCGTCATCGGCGCGCGCAGCGGCGACAAGGGCGGCAACGCCAACCTCGGCGTCTGGGTGCGGTCCGACGAGGCCTGGCGGTGGCTCGTGCACCGGCTGACCGTCGCCGAGTTCAAGCTGCTGCTGCCCGAGACCGCCGACCTGCCGGTGACGCGCCACCTGCTGCCGAACCTGCGGGCGGTGAACTTCGTCGTCGAAGGCATCCTCGGGCAGGGCGTCGCGTCGCAGGCCCGGTTCGACCCGCAGGCCAAGGCCTTCGGCGAGTGGCTGCGGTCCCGCGAAATCGACATCCCCGAGGTGCTCCTGTGA
- a CDS encoding acyl-CoA dehydrogenase family protein — protein MTDPFRTPERAELRKTVRRFVEQEVLPHLDDWERAGELPRDLHRTAGDLGLLGVAFPEEIGGGDGNYLDALVVAEEMHYAGGSGGLFASLFTCGIAVPHIAEANDPVQIERWVRPTLAGDKIGSLAVTEPDGGSDVAGIRTTAVREGDEYVINGAKTYITSGCRADFVTTVVRTGGEGAHGLSLIVVERGTPGFTVSRKLEKMGWLCSDTAELSYVDVRVPVENLVGAENSGFAQVATQFVTERLSLAVQAYAHAQRALDLTLDWCRLRETFGRPLISRQLVQHKLTEMARKTDVARTYARQTAIRHVSGEEVIAEACFAKNTAVEAAEWVVNEAVQLHGGLGYMREAEVERHYRDVRILGIGGGTNEILTGLAAKRLGYTS, from the coding sequence GTGACCGATCCTTTTAGGACGCCCGAGCGGGCCGAGCTGCGCAAGACCGTGCGCCGGTTCGTCGAGCAGGAGGTCCTGCCGCACCTCGACGACTGGGAACGCGCCGGTGAGCTGCCGCGTGACCTGCACCGCACGGCCGGCGACCTGGGCCTGCTCGGCGTCGCGTTCCCCGAGGAGATCGGCGGCGGGGACGGCAACTACCTCGACGCGCTCGTCGTCGCCGAGGAGATGCACTACGCCGGCGGGTCCGGCGGGCTGTTCGCGTCGCTGTTCACCTGCGGCATCGCTGTCCCGCACATCGCCGAGGCGAACGACCCCGTGCAGATCGAGCGCTGGGTGCGCCCGACCCTGGCCGGGGACAAGATCGGCTCGCTGGCCGTCACCGAGCCGGACGGCGGCTCCGACGTCGCCGGGATCCGGACCACCGCCGTCCGCGAGGGCGACGAGTACGTCATCAACGGCGCCAAGACGTACATCACGTCCGGCTGCCGCGCCGACTTCGTGACGACCGTCGTGCGGACCGGCGGCGAGGGTGCTCACGGGTTGTCACTGATCGTCGTCGAGCGCGGCACGCCCGGGTTCACCGTGTCGCGCAAGCTCGAGAAGATGGGCTGGCTCTGCTCCGACACCGCCGAACTGTCCTACGTGGACGTCCGGGTGCCGGTCGAGAACCTCGTCGGCGCCGAGAACAGCGGGTTCGCCCAGGTGGCCACCCAGTTCGTCACCGAACGGCTTTCCCTTGCGGTGCAGGCGTATGCGCACGCCCAGCGCGCGCTCGACCTGACGCTCGACTGGTGCCGGCTGCGCGAGACGTTCGGCCGGCCGCTGATCTCGCGGCAGCTCGTGCAGCACAAGCTCACCGAGATGGCGCGCAAGACCGACGTCGCGCGCACCTACGCCCGGCAGACCGCGATCCGGCACGTGTCGGGTGAAGAGGTCATCGCCGAGGCCTGTTTCGCCAAGAACACCGCCGTCGAGGCCGCCGAGTGGGTGGTCAACGAGGCCGTCCAGCTGCACGGCGGGCTCGGCTACATGCGCGAGGCCGAGGTGGAGCGGCACTACCGCGACGTCCGGATCCTCGGCATCGGCGGCGGCACCAACGAGATCCTCACCGGCTTGGCCGCGAAGCGATTGGGATACACCTCATGA
- a CDS encoding acyl-CoA carboxylase subunit beta yields MTTLRSTVDTRAAEFGANREAMLEKLAEIDTEQAKAVAGGGDKYVERHRKRGKLLARERIELLLDEDSPFLELSPLAAWGSDYRVGASLVTGIGVVEGVECLVSASDPTVKGGASNPWTAKKSYRAADIAAQNRLPTINLVESGGADLPTQKEIFIPGGRIFRDITRASAAGCPTVALVFGNSTAGGAYLPGMSDYVVMVKERAKVFLGGPPLVKMATGEESDDESLGGAEMHARTSGLADYLAVDEQDAIRLGRSIIKRLNWTKQGPTPKPEYAEPVYDAEDLLGIVPTDLKVPFDPREVIARVVDGSDFDEFKPLYGPSLVTGWANIHGYPVGVLANAQGVLFGEESQKAAQFIQLANQIHTPLVFLHNTTGYMVGKEYEQSGIIKHGAMMINAVSNSKVPHLSVLMGASYGAGHYGMCGRAYDPRFLFAWPSAKSAVMGPAQLAGVLSIVARAATEARGQVYSEENDKAMRAMVEGQIEAESMPMFLSGMLYDDGIIDPRDTRTVLGLSLSAIHNGPVKGAEGFGVFRM; encoded by the coding sequence ATGACCACCCTGAGGTCCACAGTGGACACGCGGGCCGCCGAGTTCGGCGCCAACCGCGAGGCGATGCTGGAGAAGCTCGCCGAGATCGACACCGAGCAGGCCAAGGCCGTGGCCGGCGGCGGTGACAAGTACGTCGAACGGCACCGCAAGCGCGGCAAGCTGCTCGCCCGCGAGCGGATCGAGCTGCTGCTCGACGAGGACTCGCCGTTCCTGGAGCTCTCGCCGCTGGCCGCGTGGGGCAGCGACTACCGCGTCGGCGCCAGTCTCGTCACCGGCATCGGTGTGGTCGAAGGCGTCGAGTGCCTGGTCTCGGCCAGCGACCCGACGGTCAAGGGCGGCGCGAGCAACCCGTGGACGGCCAAGAAGTCCTACCGGGCGGCGGACATCGCCGCGCAGAACCGGCTGCCGACGATCAACCTCGTCGAGTCCGGCGGTGCGGACCTGCCGACGCAGAAGGAGATCTTCATCCCGGGCGGCCGGATCTTCCGGGACATCACGCGCGCCTCGGCCGCGGGCTGCCCGACGGTCGCGCTGGTGTTTGGCAACTCGACCGCCGGCGGCGCGTACCTGCCGGGCATGTCGGACTACGTCGTGATGGTCAAGGAACGCGCGAAGGTGTTCCTCGGCGGCCCGCCGCTGGTCAAGATGGCCACCGGTGAGGAGTCCGACGACGAGTCGCTAGGCGGCGCCGAGATGCACGCGCGGACCTCGGGCCTGGCCGACTACCTCGCTGTCGACGAGCAGGACGCGATCCGCCTGGGCCGCAGCATCATCAAGCGGCTCAACTGGACCAAGCAGGGGCCGACGCCGAAGCCGGAGTACGCCGAGCCGGTGTACGACGCCGAGGACCTGCTCGGCATCGTGCCGACCGACCTGAAGGTGCCGTTCGACCCGCGCGAGGTGATCGCCCGCGTCGTCGACGGCTCCGACTTCGACGAGTTCAAGCCGCTCTACGGGCCGAGCCTGGTGACGGGCTGGGCGAACATCCACGGCTACCCGGTCGGCGTGCTGGCCAACGCGCAGGGCGTGCTGTTCGGCGAGGAGTCGCAGAAGGCCGCGCAGTTCATCCAGCTGGCCAACCAGATCCACACGCCGCTGGTCTTCCTGCACAACACCACCGGCTACATGGTCGGCAAGGAGTACGAGCAGAGCGGCATCATCAAGCACGGCGCGATGATGATCAACGCCGTGTCGAACTCGAAGGTGCCGCACCTGTCCGTCCTCATGGGAGCGTCCTACGGCGCCGGGCACTACGGGATGTGCGGCCGGGCCTACGACCCCCGCTTCCTGTTCGCCTGGCCGAGTGCGAAGTCCGCGGTGATGGGCCCGGCGCAGCTGGCCGGCGTGCTGTCCATCGTGGCCCGCGCGGCCACCGAGGCGCGTGGCCAGGTGTACAGCGAGGAGAACGACAAGGCCATGCGCGCCATGGTGGAAGGCCAGATCGAAGCCGAGTCGATGCCGATGTTCCTCTCCGGCATGCTCTACGACGACGGCATCATCGACCCGCGCGACACCCGCACCGTGCTGGGGCTGAGCCTGTCCGCGATCCACAATGGACCAGTGAAGGGCGCCGAAGGCTTCGGCGTCTTCCGGATGTGA